The Synchiropus splendidus isolate RoL2022-P1 chromosome 1, RoL_Sspl_1.0, whole genome shotgun sequence genome includes a window with the following:
- the LOC128752752 gene encoding NLR family CARD domain-containing protein 3-like, with the protein MDPRLRRGASLTGDASAETRGREEGDPPSKGPGTRAQRSALQPEPAGPGPAPGPGPSCVSLKSDWSMGRWINFRGGAASSAPRIHQEPEESGLCCDSLKSNFSKDLVIDFKDGPESPEEREDHQSSELLSGQQHPDSTRQRLEQKFLSYVNRVWRLLGPDEPEPPETEEEEQWRSIREEFLKITVHLLRNMEEEDLAQRLWSRSGAGACAGRLKRSLQKKFHSVSEGVARAGNSAPLNQIYTELYITEGGTEQVNQEHEVRQIEAATRQQTRPGTTIRPEDLFKASPDTDPPIRSLLTKGVAGIGKTLLTQKLTLDWAEDKAHHNFQLLFPFTFRELNLLKEKQLSLVELVHRFFPETKDSGLSSFEGVQVLFILDGLDECRLPLDFNSRVLTAATESTSVDVLLTNLIRGKLLPSAQLWITTRPAAANQIPPECVDMVTEVRGFTDLQKEEYFRKRFRDEEQTTVMSHIRSSRSLYIMCHIPIFCWITATVLEDMLKSRETGELPKTLTEMYIHFLVVQAKVKQLKYHGGAGTDPVWDPESRKMMESLGKLAFEQLQRGNLIFYESDLTECGIDITAAALYSGVFTQIFREERGLYQEKVFCFIHLSLQEFLAAIHVHMTFTNSGVNLLRTKQKSRLTKILRLKSNEQFYRTAVVHTLESSNGHLDLFLRFLLGLSLKNNQTLLRGLLTPTGSTWTNKNTSKIIKDEIREITSTERTINLFHCLNELKVTSVMEKVQQKLRSGDISRKLTPTDWSAVSFILLTSEEDLDVFDLNKYSASEEAFLRLLPVVRASNKVLLRRCELSERSCPPLSSVLSSPSSSLTQLDLSENDLQDAGVELLSAGLKSPHCHLETLSLSGCMISERGCASLASALTSNPSHLRELDLSYNHPEGPGLELLSAGLRSPDWRLETLRLDHGGEQRLRPGPRKYICPLTLDPDTAHRRLLLSDNNRSVRRATEVQNHAEHPDRFRRWEQLLCREALTGPCYWEVEWRGGVIISVAYRRNRGEEECWFGYDDQSWSLICYDEGYYVRHSGTRTKIQSSPDSKRVGVFVDCPAGSVSFYRVSSDALVHLHTFSTALTRPLYPGFGLWWPESSVTLCDPAQSAAV; encoded by the exons ATGGACCCgagactgaggagaggagcctcgctcacag gtgacgcctctgctgagactcggggcagagaggagggagaccccCCCTCTAAAGGACCTGggaccagagctcagag ATCTGCGCTGCAGCCAGAAccagctggacctggacctgcacctggacctggacccagctgtgtgtctctgaagagtgattgGTCCATGGGGAGATGGATTAacttcagaggaggagcggCGTCTTCAGCTCCAAG GATCCATCAGGAACCAGAAGAGTCTggactctgctgtgactctctgaagagtAATTTTTCCAAGGATCTCGTGATTGACTTCAAAGATGGACCTGAGTCTCCTgaggagag agaggaCCATCAGAGCTCAGAGCTTCTCAGTGGTCAGCAACATCCGGACTCCACACGGCAG CGACTGGAGCAGAAGTTCCTCAGCTATGTGAACAGAGTCTGGAGGCTTCTGGGTCCAGATGAGCCAGAGCCTCcagagactgaggaagaggagcaatggaggagcatcagagaagaattcctgaagatcacagttcacctcctgaggaacatggaggaggaggatctggcccagcgtctgtggagca gaagtggtgctggagcgtgtgcagggcgactgaagaggagcctgcagaagaagttccacagtgtgtctgagggggtcgctagagcaggaaactctgcccctctgaatcagatctacacagagctctacatcactgaggggggcacagagcaggtcaaccaggagcacgaggtccgacagatcgaagcagcaaccaggcagcagaccagaccaggaactaccatcagaccagaagacctctttaaagcctcacctgacacagacccaccaatcaggagcctgctgacgaagggcgtggctggcattgggaagaccctcctgacacagaagctgactctggactgggctgaagacaaagcccaccacaacttccagctcctgtttcctttcaccttcagagagctgaacctgctgaaagagaagcagttgagtttggtggaacttgttcatcgcttctttcctgaaaccaaagactcaggactcagcagctttgaaggagtccaggttctgttcatcttggacggtctggacgagtgtcgactccctctggacttcaacagtcgggtcctgacagcagctacagagtccacctcagtagacgtcctgctgaccaacctcatcagggggaagctgcttccctcagctcagctctggatcaccacacgacctgcagcagccaatcagatccctcctgagtgtgtggacatggtgaccgaggtcagaggcttcactgacctccagaaggaggagtacttcaggaagaggttcagagatgaggagcagaccaccgtcatgtctcacatcaggagctcacgaagcctctacatcatgtgtcacatccccatcttctgctggatcactgccacagttctggaggacatgttgaagagcagagagaccggagagctgcccaagaccctgactgagatgtacatccacttcctggtggttcaggccaaagtcaagcagctcaagtaccatggaggagctgggaccgacccagtttgggatcctgagagcaggaagatgatggagtctctgggaaaactggcttttgagcagctgcagagaggaaacttgatcttctatgagtcagacctcacagagtgtggcatcgacatcacagctgctgcactttactcaggagtcttcacacagatcttcagagaggagagaggactgtaccaggagaaggtcttctgcttcatccacctgagtctccaggagtttctggctgctatTCACGTTCACATGACCTTCACCAACTCTGGAGTCAACCTgctgagaacaaaacaaaaatccagattGACTAAAATCTTAAGACTGAAATCAAATGAACAGTTCTACCGGACAGCTGTGGTCCACACCCTTGAGAGTTCAAAcggacatctggacttgttcctgcggTTTCTCCTGGGTCTTTCACTGAAGAACAACCAGACTCTCCTGAGAGGTTTGTTGACACCGACAGGAAGCACATGGACTAATAAGAACACATCTAAGATCATCAAGGACGAGATCAGAGAGATTACGTCTACTGAGAGAACCATCAACTTGTTCCATTGCCTGAATGAACTGAAGGTCACTTCTGTCATGGAGAAGGTCCAACAGAAGCTCCGATCAGGAGATATCTCCAGAAAGCTGACTCCCACTGACTGGTCTGCTGTCTCCTTCATCCTACtgacctcagaggaagatctggacgtgtttgacctgaacaaatactctgcttcagaggaggctTTTCTGAGACTGCTGCCTGTGGTCAGAGCTTCAAACAAAGTTCT GTTGAGACGCTGTGAACTGTCTGAGAGAAGTTGTCCacctctgtcctcagtcctcagctctccgtcctctagtctgacacaactggacctgagtgagaatGACTtgcaggatgcaggagtggagctgctgtctgctggactgaagagtccacactgtcacctggagactctcag tctgtcagggtgcatgatctcagagagaggctgtgcttctctggcctcagctctgacctctaacccctcccacctgagagagctggacctgagctacaatcaTCCAGAAGgtccaggactggagctgctgtctgctggactgaggagtccagactggaggctggagactctcag GCTGGACCACGGTGGGGAGCAGAGGTTAAGACCCGGTCCTAGGAAGT ACATCTGTCCTCTCAcactggacccagacacagcACACCGGCGCCTCCTACTGTCCGACAACAACAGGTCGGTGAGACGTGCCACAGAAGTTCAGAACCATGCAGAACACCCAGACAGGTTCCGAAGGTGGGAGCAGCTGCTGTGTAGAGAAGCTCTGACTGGTCcatgttactgggaggtggagtggagaggaggagtgaTCATCTCAGTGGCGTACAGAAGAaacagaggagaagaggagtgtTGGTTCGGATACGACGATCAGTCCTGGAGTCTGATCTGCTACGATGAAGGTTATTATGTCCGGCACAGTGGAACACGAACCAAGATCCAGTCCAGTCCTGACTCGAAGAGAGTGGGAGTGTTTGTGGACTGTCCAGCTGGATCTGTGTCCTTCTACAGAGTCTCCTCTGATGCTCTGGTCCACCTCCACACCTTCTCCACCGCCCTCACTCGACCGCTGTACCCAGGGTTTGGACTGTGGTGGCCCGAGTCTTCTGTGACTCTGTGTGACCCGGCCCAGTCTGCTGCTGtgtag
- the LOC128752757 gene encoding gastrula zinc finger protein XlCGF52.1-like, producing MEPEGAGGIKEEAEQVECSTILTQAGQRLHRVKKEEDVIKVEELLSLTPFDVKSECEEDTSSLTQQIKTDTDGVDYRGAEISHLDTPLLPDHQRSPCSDSDTDDSEEWSGIGENQSGSNPKEYLKAQVSERKDDSAHQSYICPDCGKKCSSKSGLTQHANFCMQSHSGEKPYRCCQCGKSFTLKRSMTEHMRIHTGEKPFICSHCGKAFSVKRNLKEHMKTHTGEKPYSCCQCGNSFTLRQSLKEHMRIHTGEKPFICSHCGKSFTVKRNLKEHMRTHTGEKLFACSQCDSCFSRKHSLKIHMETHTGEKPLCCPQCDKCFSHRSNLKVHMRVHTGEKPFICSECGKCFSVSANLKVHMRIHTEEKPFSCFECGKRFTQKANQEMHMRIHREKNLSPALSVENDSNWALGQISIPSDMAHAHQ from the exons ATGGAGCCCGAGGGAGCAG gtggGATTAAAGAAGAGGCTGAGCAAGTGGAGTGCAGCACTATCCTGACTCAGGCAGGGCAACGACTTCACCGGGTTAAAAAAGAAGAGGATGTCATCAAGGTTGAGGAACTACTCAGCCTGACTCCTTTTGATGTGAAGAGTGAATGTGAAGAAGATACCAGCAGCTTGAcgcaacaaataaaaacagatacTGATGGAGTCGACTATAGAGGAGCGGAAATCAGCCACTTGGATAcgcctctcctccctgaccaccagaggtcgccgtgttctgactctgacactgatgacagtgaagaatGGAGTGGGATCGGTGAGAATCAATCGGGTTCAAACCCAAAGGAGTATCTGAAAGCTCAGGTCAGTGAGAGGAAAGATGACTCTGCTCACCAATCTTACATCTGTCCTGATTGTGGGAAGAAATGTTCTTCAAAGTCTGGACTGACTCAACACGCAAATTTCTGTATGCAAAGTCACAGTGGAGAGAAACCGTACAGGTGCTGTCAGTGCGGTAAATCTTTTACTCTGAAACGGAGCATGACGGagcacatgagaattcacactggagaaaaacctttcatctgctctcactGTGGTAAAGCTTTTTCTGTAAAAAGGAACCTGAAAGAACACATGAAaactcacactggagaaaaaccttataGCTGCTGTCAGTGTGGTAACTCTTTTACGTTGAGACAGAGCCTGAAGGagcacatgagaattcacactggagaaaaacctttcatctgctctcactGTGGTAAATCCTTTACTGTGAAAAGGAACCTGAAGGAGCACATGAGaactcacactggagaaaaacttTTTGCCTGCTCTCAGTGTGATAGTTGTTTCAGTCGTAAACACAGTCTCAAGATACACATGGAAactcacactggagagaaaccgtTGTGCTGCCCTCAGTGTGATAAGTGTTTTTCTCACAGATCGAACCTAAAGGTCCACATGAGAGTACACACTGGCGAAAAACCCTTCATTTGCTCtgagtgtggaaaatgtttttcagtcagcGCCAACCTGAAGGTACACATGAGAATCCACACTGAAGAAAAACCTTTTAGTTGCTTTGAGTGTGGTAAACGCTTCACACAGAAAGCCAACCAGGAGATGCACATGAGAATTCACcgggagaaaaacctttcacctgctctcagtgtggaaaATGACTCCAACTGGGCTCTTGGTCAAATCAGCATTCCTTCAGACATGGCTCATGCTCACCAGTAG